One stretch of Ictalurus punctatus breed USDA103 chromosome 5, Coco_2.0, whole genome shotgun sequence DNA includes these proteins:
- the mtmr3 gene encoding myotubularin-related protein 3 isoform X9, protein MGFDTHNAWRVSEINNKYKLCSSYPQLLVVPSWITDKELENVAAFRSWKRFPSVVYRHQSTGAVIARCGQPEVSWWGWRNADDEHLVQSIARACTMDSSLSKTFINRSFSRDYLNGTDLSDVGFDSSMTNSSEVESLASQPHKLLILDARSYAAAVANRAKGGGCECPEYYPNCEVLFMGIANIHSIRKSFQSLRFLCAQMPDPANWLSALENTKWLQNLSLLLKAALLVVNAVDRDHRPVLVHCSDGWDRTPQIVALSKLLLDPYYRTIEGFQVLVEMEWLDFGHKFADRCGHGENAEDLNERCPVFLQWLDCVHQLQRQFPCSFEFNEAFLVKLVQHTYSCLFGTFLCNNGKEREDQHIQERTCSVWSLLRPANRSFRNMLYSSLSETVLHPVCHVRNLMLWIAVYLPSSSPTTPYDESCVSFSLSGMSPEVQPLVRCPKTRSFDNLPSACVVGNSLPSNRRSSDPSLNEKWQEHHRPLELNIVAGPDGTILQDKEGWPNGQLMAGLNIATLDRETEDWECSQDINCVRLPLGEGVETELSVDIAMGQIENILQEAPAVSQKDSKAEYTNNPDISSGTENKNGTNTYLTVDEKNAIANSFEVPQDVYVEGDSVESPDESKFSNVQCQSSVLNKKSCDSVIHLVHAPDGVKATENQESVQIVEEVLDKCTTAVAQNLHSSFNTTYSPSTANRIFNNGYGEEVNKEHKVLCPVPETTRPVTELAEKHLSILESSTETLTEDLGIRSETLVPMTVSTQPKTKHTCLNHSPESDTEPQSAPRMLNSTCKQQTLSGFPLTFASAKPLHTMCNSDSSNPDPSTPQQSLLSRQLSLASCSCSIQRCTHSGHSHLDDDGLTLHTDVVQQRLRQIEAGHQLEVEALKRQVQELWSRLQNQYATTAQRCLSGDLGDEMISIADSDFNLDPNCLSRCSTELFSETSWEQVDRQDTEVTRWYPDHLAVQCYGCERGFWLVTRKHHCRSKECVEEAWNCGNVFCDSCCDQKIPVPSQQLFEPSRVCNACYNSLQSSAPTHGQLQLTSSQYVASTCTAAEG, encoded by the exons ATGGGCTTTGACACTCATAATGCGTGGAGGGTATCAGAGATCAACAATAAATACAA GCTGTGTTCCAGTTACCCACAACTACTTGTTGTGCCATCCTGGATCACCGATAAGGAGCTGGAGAACGTGGCAGCCTTCCGCTCCTGGAAAAGGTTTCCGTCTGTGGTCTACAG GCACCAGAGCACAGGCGCAGTGATAGCGCGCTGTGGCCAGCCAGAGGTGAGCTGGTGGGGCTGGAGGAATGCAGATGACGAGCACTTGGTGCAATCTATTGCTAGAGCATGTACCATGGACAGCAGCTTATCCAAAACATTCATTAATCGCTCATTCTCTCGTGACTACCTAAATGGGACCGATCTCTCAGATGTTGGCTTTG ACTCCTCCATGACAAACAGTTCGGAGGTGGAATCCTTGGCTAGCCAACCTCATAAGCTCCTGATTTTGGATGCCAGGTCTTATGCTGCTGCAGTGGCCAACAGGGCCAAAGGAGGAGGCTGTGAGTGTCCAG AATACTACCCTAACTGTGAAGTGCTCTTCATGGGCATAGCTAACATCCATTCCATTCGCAAGAGTTTCCAGTCTCTGCGATTCCTCTGTGCTCAGATGCCTGACCCTGCCAA CTGGTTGTCTGCTCTAGAGAACACTAAGTGGCTGCAGAACTTGTCTCTACTGCTGAAGGCTGCATTGTTAGTGGTGAACGCTGTGGATCGTGACCACAGGCCTGTGCTAGTGCACTGCTCAGATGGCTGGGATCGCACTCCACAGATAGTGGCACTGTCCAAACTCCTGTTGGACCCTTACTATCGCACAATAGAG GGTTTTCAAGTTCTGGTAGAGATGGAATGGCTGGACTTTGGTCACAAGTTTGCTGACCGCTGCGGACATGGAGAGAATGCAGAGGACCTGAACGAGCGATGTCCAGTGTTCCTTCAGTGGCTGGACTGTGTGCACCAGCTCCAGAGACAGTTCCCCTGCTCATTTGAGTTCAATGAGGCCTTTTTG gtgAAACTGGTGCAGCACACGTACTCGTGTTTGTTTGGCACATTCTTGTGTAACAATGGGAAGGAAAGAGAAGACCAACACATCCAAGAGAGGACCTGCTCTGTGTGGTCTCTGCTGCGCCCAGCGAACCGCTCCTTCAGAAACATGCTCTACTCATCACTCTCAGAGACT GTTTTGCACCCTGTGTGCCATGTGCGTAACCTGATGTTGTGGATTGCAGTGTACCTGCCCAGCTCATCTCCCACAACACCCTATGATGAATCCtgtgtctccttctctctgtctggtATGAGCCCTGAAGTCCAGCCTTTAGTCAG GTGTCCCAAAACCCGATCTTTTGATAACTTGCCCAGTGCATGTGTAGTTGGAAATTCCCTGCCCTCTAACAGACGTTCCAGTGACCCCAGCCTGAATGAGAAGTGGCAAGAGCATCACAGACCACTGGAACTCAACATAGTGGCAGGACCTGATGGCACCATACTGCAGGACAAAGAGGGGTGGCCAAATGGCCAGTTGATGGCTGGACTTAACATAGCTACACTGGATAGGGAGACAGAGGACTGGGAGTGTTCTCAAGATATCAACTGTGTAAGGTTGCCTTTGGGTGAGGGAGTGGAGACTGAGCTTTCAGTGGACATTGCAATGGGACAGatagaaaatattttgcaaGAGGCTCCTGCGGTCAGCCAAAAAGATTCTAAAGCAGAGTATACTAACAATCCTGATATTTCCAGTGgtactgaaaataaaaatggcactAATACTTATTTGACTGTGGATGAGAAAAATGCTATTGCCAATAGCTTTGAGGTGCCTCAAGATGTTTATGTTGAAGGTGACAGTGTTGAAAGTCCAGATGAGTCAAAATTCAGTAATGTTCAATGCCAAAGTTCAGTGCTGAATAAGAAATCATGTGATTCAGTGATTCATTTAGTTCATGCCCCAGATGGAGTGAAAGCCACTGAGAACCAGGAATCAGTCCAGATTGTGGAAGAAGTTTTGGACAAATGCACAACAGCGGTGGCCCAAAATCTTCACAGCAGTTTTAATACTACTTACTCTCCCTCTACTGCCAACAGGATTTTCAATAATGGATATGGGGAAGAGGTAAACAAGGAGCACAAAGTACTCTGTCCAGTTCCAGAGACTACCAGGCCTGTTACAGAGTTGGCTGAGAAGCATCTTTCTATTCTGGAAAGCTCCACAGAAACCCTCACTGAAGATTTGGGCATCCGTTCAGAGACTCTTGTACCCATGACCGTTTCTACACAGcccaaaaccaaacacacatgCCTCAACCATAGCCCTGAGTCAGATACTGAGCCACAAAGTGCTCCCAGAATGCTAAACAGCACCTGCAAGCAACAAACCCTCAGTGGCTTCCCTCTCACTTTTGCTTCTGCTAAACCACTCCACACCATGTGTAACAGTGACTCCTCCAACCCTGATCCTTCCACCCCTCAACAGTCTCTTCTGAGTCGCCAGCTGTCTCTGGCCAGCTGTAGCTGCTCTATTCAACGCTGCACGCATTCTGGCCACAGCCACCTTGATGACGATGGCCTCACACTGCACACAGATGTTGTGCAGCAGCGCCTGCGCCAGATCGAGGCTGGCCACCAACTTGAGGTTGAGGCACTGAAAAGGCAGGTGCAAGAGCTGTGGAGCCGGCTGCAGAACCAATATGCCACCACAGCACAGCGCTGCCTCAGTGGAGACCTGGGAGATGAAATG ATCTCAATTGCAGACTCAGACTTTAACCTGGACCCAAACTGCCTATCACGCTGCAGCACAGAGCTCTTCTCAGAGACCAGCTGGGAACAAGTGGACAGACAAGACACTGAG GTGACCCGGTGGTATCCTGATCATCTGGCTGTACAGTGTTATGGCTGTGAGAGAGGATTTTGGCTGGTCACTAGGAAGCATCATTGCAG AAGCAAGGAGTGTGTGGAGGAGGCTTG
- the mtmr3 gene encoding myotubularin-related protein 3 isoform X10, with amino-acid sequence MPGAWTPIAVRRSSTLSSAGQENMLSRGFTVRLNEWALTLIMRGGYQRSTINTSCVPVTHNYLLCHPGSPIRSWRTWQPSAPGKGFRLWSTDSSMTNSSEVESLASQPHKLLILDARSYAAAVANRAKGGGCECPEYYPNCEVLFMGIANIHSIRKSFQSLRFLCAQMPDPANWLSALENTKWLQNLSLLLKAALLVVNAVDRDHRPVLVHCSDGWDRTPQIVALSKLLLDPYYRTIEGFQVLVEMEWLDFGHKFADRCGHGENAEDLNERCPVFLQWLDCVHQLQRQFPCSFEFNEAFLVKLVQHTYSCLFGTFLCNNGKEREDQHIQERTCSVWSLLRPANRSFRNMLYSSLSETVLHPVCHVRNLMLWIAVYLPSSSPTTPYDESCVSFSLSGMSPEVQPLVRCPKTRSFDNLPSACVVGNSLPSNRRSSDPSLNEKWQEHHRPLELNIVAGPDGTILQDKEGWPNGQLMAGLNIATLDRETEDWECSQDINCVRLPLGEGVETELSVDIAMGQIENILQEAPAVSQKDSKAEYTNNPDISSGTENKNGTNTYLTVDEKNAIANSFEVPQDVYVEGDSVESPDESKFSNVQCQSSVLNKKSCDSVIHLVHAPDGVKATENQESVQIVEEVLDKCTTAVAQNLHSSFNTTYSPSTANRIFNNGYGEEVNKEHKVLCPVPETTRPVTELAEKHLSILESSTETLTEDLGIRSETLVPMTVSTQPKTKHTCLNHSPESDTEPQSAPRMLNSTCKQQTLSGFPLTFASAKPLHTMCNSDSSNPDPSTPQQSLLSRQLSLASCSCSIQRCTHSGHSHLDDDGLTLHTDVVQQRLRQIEAGHQLEVEALKRQVQELWSRLQNQYATTAQRCLSGDLGDEMISIADSDFNLDPNCLSRCSTELFSETSWEQVDRQDTEVTRWYPDHLAVQCYGCERGFWLVTRKHHCRSKECVEEAWNCGNVFCDSCCDQKIPVPSQQLFEPSRVCNACYNSLQSSAPTHGQLQLTSSQYVASTCTAAEG; translated from the exons ATGCCTGGTGCATGGACTCCTATTGCGGTGAGAAGGAGCAGCACACTGAGCTCTGCAGGCCAG GAGAACATGTTATCTCGCGGTTTCACAGTGAGGTTGAACGAATGGGCTTTGACACTCATAATGCGTGGAGGGTATCAGAGATCAACAATAAATACAA GCTGTGTTCCAGTTACCCACAACTACTTGTTGTGCCATCCTGGATCACCGATAAGGAGCTGGAGAACGTGGCAGCCTTCCGCTCCTGGAAAAGGTTTCCGTCTGTGGTCTACAG ACTCCTCCATGACAAACAGTTCGGAGGTGGAATCCTTGGCTAGCCAACCTCATAAGCTCCTGATTTTGGATGCCAGGTCTTATGCTGCTGCAGTGGCCAACAGGGCCAAAGGAGGAGGCTGTGAGTGTCCAG AATACTACCCTAACTGTGAAGTGCTCTTCATGGGCATAGCTAACATCCATTCCATTCGCAAGAGTTTCCAGTCTCTGCGATTCCTCTGTGCTCAGATGCCTGACCCTGCCAA CTGGTTGTCTGCTCTAGAGAACACTAAGTGGCTGCAGAACTTGTCTCTACTGCTGAAGGCTGCATTGTTAGTGGTGAACGCTGTGGATCGTGACCACAGGCCTGTGCTAGTGCACTGCTCAGATGGCTGGGATCGCACTCCACAGATAGTGGCACTGTCCAAACTCCTGTTGGACCCTTACTATCGCACAATAGAG GGTTTTCAAGTTCTGGTAGAGATGGAATGGCTGGACTTTGGTCACAAGTTTGCTGACCGCTGCGGACATGGAGAGAATGCAGAGGACCTGAACGAGCGATGTCCAGTGTTCCTTCAGTGGCTGGACTGTGTGCACCAGCTCCAGAGACAGTTCCCCTGCTCATTTGAGTTCAATGAGGCCTTTTTG gtgAAACTGGTGCAGCACACGTACTCGTGTTTGTTTGGCACATTCTTGTGTAACAATGGGAAGGAAAGAGAAGACCAACACATCCAAGAGAGGACCTGCTCTGTGTGGTCTCTGCTGCGCCCAGCGAACCGCTCCTTCAGAAACATGCTCTACTCATCACTCTCAGAGACT GTTTTGCACCCTGTGTGCCATGTGCGTAACCTGATGTTGTGGATTGCAGTGTACCTGCCCAGCTCATCTCCCACAACACCCTATGATGAATCCtgtgtctccttctctctgtctggtATGAGCCCTGAAGTCCAGCCTTTAGTCAG GTGTCCCAAAACCCGATCTTTTGATAACTTGCCCAGTGCATGTGTAGTTGGAAATTCCCTGCCCTCTAACAGACGTTCCAGTGACCCCAGCCTGAATGAGAAGTGGCAAGAGCATCACAGACCACTGGAACTCAACATAGTGGCAGGACCTGATGGCACCATACTGCAGGACAAAGAGGGGTGGCCAAATGGCCAGTTGATGGCTGGACTTAACATAGCTACACTGGATAGGGAGACAGAGGACTGGGAGTGTTCTCAAGATATCAACTGTGTAAGGTTGCCTTTGGGTGAGGGAGTGGAGACTGAGCTTTCAGTGGACATTGCAATGGGACAGatagaaaatattttgcaaGAGGCTCCTGCGGTCAGCCAAAAAGATTCTAAAGCAGAGTATACTAACAATCCTGATATTTCCAGTGgtactgaaaataaaaatggcactAATACTTATTTGACTGTGGATGAGAAAAATGCTATTGCCAATAGCTTTGAGGTGCCTCAAGATGTTTATGTTGAAGGTGACAGTGTTGAAAGTCCAGATGAGTCAAAATTCAGTAATGTTCAATGCCAAAGTTCAGTGCTGAATAAGAAATCATGTGATTCAGTGATTCATTTAGTTCATGCCCCAGATGGAGTGAAAGCCACTGAGAACCAGGAATCAGTCCAGATTGTGGAAGAAGTTTTGGACAAATGCACAACAGCGGTGGCCCAAAATCTTCACAGCAGTTTTAATACTACTTACTCTCCCTCTACTGCCAACAGGATTTTCAATAATGGATATGGGGAAGAGGTAAACAAGGAGCACAAAGTACTCTGTCCAGTTCCAGAGACTACCAGGCCTGTTACAGAGTTGGCTGAGAAGCATCTTTCTATTCTGGAAAGCTCCACAGAAACCCTCACTGAAGATTTGGGCATCCGTTCAGAGACTCTTGTACCCATGACCGTTTCTACACAGcccaaaaccaaacacacatgCCTCAACCATAGCCCTGAGTCAGATACTGAGCCACAAAGTGCTCCCAGAATGCTAAACAGCACCTGCAAGCAACAAACCCTCAGTGGCTTCCCTCTCACTTTTGCTTCTGCTAAACCACTCCACACCATGTGTAACAGTGACTCCTCCAACCCTGATCCTTCCACCCCTCAACAGTCTCTTCTGAGTCGCCAGCTGTCTCTGGCCAGCTGTAGCTGCTCTATTCAACGCTGCACGCATTCTGGCCACAGCCACCTTGATGACGATGGCCTCACACTGCACACAGATGTTGTGCAGCAGCGCCTGCGCCAGATCGAGGCTGGCCACCAACTTGAGGTTGAGGCACTGAAAAGGCAGGTGCAAGAGCTGTGGAGCCGGCTGCAGAACCAATATGCCACCACAGCACAGCGCTGCCTCAGTGGAGACCTGGGAGATGAAATG ATCTCAATTGCAGACTCAGACTTTAACCTGGACCCAAACTGCCTATCACGCTGCAGCACAGAGCTCTTCTCAGAGACCAGCTGGGAACAAGTGGACAGACAAGACACTGAG GTGACCCGGTGGTATCCTGATCATCTGGCTGTACAGTGTTATGGCTGTGAGAGAGGATTTTGGCTGGTCACTAGGAAGCATCATTGCAG AAGCAAGGAGTGTGTGGAGGAGGCTTG
- the mtmr3 gene encoding myotubularin-related protein 3 isoform X6 — translation MDEEGQQSLECVQANQIFPRKPPVLDEEDLRVPFPELHGEFTKYVGRAEDAVIAMSSYRLHVNFKESIVNVPLRLIENVECRDMLQLHITCKDCKVIRCQFSTFEQCQEWLKRLSLVTRPPSHLEELFSFAFHAWCMDSYCGEKEQHTELCRPGEHVISRFHSEVERMGFDTHNAWRVSEINNKYKLCSSYPQLLVVPSWITDKELENVAAFRSWKRFPSVVYRHQSTGAVIARCGQPEVSWWGWRNADDEHLVQSIARACTMDSSLSKTFINRSFSRDYLNGTDLSDVGFDSSMTNSSEVESLASQPHKLLILDARSYAAAVANRAKGGGCECPEYYPNCEVLFMGIANIHSIRKSFQSLRFLCAQMPDPANWLSALENTKWLQNLSLLLKAALLVVNAVDRDHRPVLVHCSDGWDRTPQIVALSKLLLDPYYRTIEGFQVLVEMEWLDFGHKFADRCGHGENAEDLNERCPVFLQWLDCVHQLQRQFPCSFEFNEAFLVKLVQHTYSCLFGTFLCNNGKEREDQHIQERTCSVWSLLRPANRSFRNMLYSSLSETVLHPVCHVRNLMLWIAVYLPSSSPTTPYDESCVSFSLSGMSPEVQPLVRCPKTRSFDNLPSACVVGNSLPSNRRSSDPSLNEKWQEHHRPLELNIVAGPDGTILQDKEGWPNGQLMAGLNIATLDRETEDWECSQDINCVRLPLGEGVETELSVDIAMGQIENILQEAPAVSQKDSKAEYTNNPDISSGTENKNGTNTYLTVDEKNAIANSFEVPQDVYVEGDSVESPDESKFSNVQCQSSVLNKKSCDSVIHLVHAPDGVKATENQESVQIVEEVLDKCTTAVAQNLHSSFNTTYSPSTANRIFNNGYGEEVNKEHKVLCPVPETTRPVTELAEKHLSILESSTETLTEDLGIRSETLVPMTVSTQPKTKHTCLNHSPESDTEPQSAPRMLNSTCKQQTLSGFPLTFASAKPLHTMCNSDSSNPDPSTPQQSLLSRQLSLASCSCSIQRCTHSGHSHLDDDGLTLHTDVVQQRLRQIEAGHQLEVEALKRQVQELWSRLQNQYATTAQRCLSGDLGDEMISIADSDFNLDPNCLSRCSTELFSETSWEQVDRQDTEVTRWYPDHLAVQCYGCERGFWLVTRKHHCRVTGNLEPIPAGMEHKTSQCW, via the exons GTTCCTCTGCGGCTGATAGAAAATGTGGAATGTCGGGACATGTTACAACTCCATATCACATGCAAGGACTGCAAGGTCATAAG GTGTCAGTTCTCTACATTTGAGCAGTGTCAGGAGTGGCTGAAGAGGCTTTCCTTAGTGACACGGCCACCCTCTCACCTGGAGGAGCTTTTCTCTTTTGCTTTTCATGCCTGGTGCATGGACTCCTATTGCGGTGAGAAGGAGCAGCACACTGAGCTCTGCAGGCCAG GAGAACATGTTATCTCGCGGTTTCACAGTGAGGTTGAACGAATGGGCTTTGACACTCATAATGCGTGGAGGGTATCAGAGATCAACAATAAATACAA GCTGTGTTCCAGTTACCCACAACTACTTGTTGTGCCATCCTGGATCACCGATAAGGAGCTGGAGAACGTGGCAGCCTTCCGCTCCTGGAAAAGGTTTCCGTCTGTGGTCTACAG GCACCAGAGCACAGGCGCAGTGATAGCGCGCTGTGGCCAGCCAGAGGTGAGCTGGTGGGGCTGGAGGAATGCAGATGACGAGCACTTGGTGCAATCTATTGCTAGAGCATGTACCATGGACAGCAGCTTATCCAAAACATTCATTAATCGCTCATTCTCTCGTGACTACCTAAATGGGACCGATCTCTCAGATGTTGGCTTTG ACTCCTCCATGACAAACAGTTCGGAGGTGGAATCCTTGGCTAGCCAACCTCATAAGCTCCTGATTTTGGATGCCAGGTCTTATGCTGCTGCAGTGGCCAACAGGGCCAAAGGAGGAGGCTGTGAGTGTCCAG AATACTACCCTAACTGTGAAGTGCTCTTCATGGGCATAGCTAACATCCATTCCATTCGCAAGAGTTTCCAGTCTCTGCGATTCCTCTGTGCTCAGATGCCTGACCCTGCCAA CTGGTTGTCTGCTCTAGAGAACACTAAGTGGCTGCAGAACTTGTCTCTACTGCTGAAGGCTGCATTGTTAGTGGTGAACGCTGTGGATCGTGACCACAGGCCTGTGCTAGTGCACTGCTCAGATGGCTGGGATCGCACTCCACAGATAGTGGCACTGTCCAAACTCCTGTTGGACCCTTACTATCGCACAATAGAG GGTTTTCAAGTTCTGGTAGAGATGGAATGGCTGGACTTTGGTCACAAGTTTGCTGACCGCTGCGGACATGGAGAGAATGCAGAGGACCTGAACGAGCGATGTCCAGTGTTCCTTCAGTGGCTGGACTGTGTGCACCAGCTCCAGAGACAGTTCCCCTGCTCATTTGAGTTCAATGAGGCCTTTTTG gtgAAACTGGTGCAGCACACGTACTCGTGTTTGTTTGGCACATTCTTGTGTAACAATGGGAAGGAAAGAGAAGACCAACACATCCAAGAGAGGACCTGCTCTGTGTGGTCTCTGCTGCGCCCAGCGAACCGCTCCTTCAGAAACATGCTCTACTCATCACTCTCAGAGACT GTTTTGCACCCTGTGTGCCATGTGCGTAACCTGATGTTGTGGATTGCAGTGTACCTGCCCAGCTCATCTCCCACAACACCCTATGATGAATCCtgtgtctccttctctctgtctggtATGAGCCCTGAAGTCCAGCCTTTAGTCAG GTGTCCCAAAACCCGATCTTTTGATAACTTGCCCAGTGCATGTGTAGTTGGAAATTCCCTGCCCTCTAACAGACGTTCCAGTGACCCCAGCCTGAATGAGAAGTGGCAAGAGCATCACAGACCACTGGAACTCAACATAGTGGCAGGACCTGATGGCACCATACTGCAGGACAAAGAGGGGTGGCCAAATGGCCAGTTGATGGCTGGACTTAACATAGCTACACTGGATAGGGAGACAGAGGACTGGGAGTGTTCTCAAGATATCAACTGTGTAAGGTTGCCTTTGGGTGAGGGAGTGGAGACTGAGCTTTCAGTGGACATTGCAATGGGACAGatagaaaatattttgcaaGAGGCTCCTGCGGTCAGCCAAAAAGATTCTAAAGCAGAGTATACTAACAATCCTGATATTTCCAGTGgtactgaaaataaaaatggcactAATACTTATTTGACTGTGGATGAGAAAAATGCTATTGCCAATAGCTTTGAGGTGCCTCAAGATGTTTATGTTGAAGGTGACAGTGTTGAAAGTCCAGATGAGTCAAAATTCAGTAATGTTCAATGCCAAAGTTCAGTGCTGAATAAGAAATCATGTGATTCAGTGATTCATTTAGTTCATGCCCCAGATGGAGTGAAAGCCACTGAGAACCAGGAATCAGTCCAGATTGTGGAAGAAGTTTTGGACAAATGCACAACAGCGGTGGCCCAAAATCTTCACAGCAGTTTTAATACTACTTACTCTCCCTCTACTGCCAACAGGATTTTCAATAATGGATATGGGGAAGAGGTAAACAAGGAGCACAAAGTACTCTGTCCAGTTCCAGAGACTACCAGGCCTGTTACAGAGTTGGCTGAGAAGCATCTTTCTATTCTGGAAAGCTCCACAGAAACCCTCACTGAAGATTTGGGCATCCGTTCAGAGACTCTTGTACCCATGACCGTTTCTACACAGcccaaaaccaaacacacatgCCTCAACCATAGCCCTGAGTCAGATACTGAGCCACAAAGTGCTCCCAGAATGCTAAACAGCACCTGCAAGCAACAAACCCTCAGTGGCTTCCCTCTCACTTTTGCTTCTGCTAAACCACTCCACACCATGTGTAACAGTGACTCCTCCAACCCTGATCCTTCCACCCCTCAACAGTCTCTTCTGAGTCGCCAGCTGTCTCTGGCCAGCTGTAGCTGCTCTATTCAACGCTGCACGCATTCTGGCCACAGCCACCTTGATGACGATGGCCTCACACTGCACACAGATGTTGTGCAGCAGCGCCTGCGCCAGATCGAGGCTGGCCACCAACTTGAGGTTGAGGCACTGAAAAGGCAGGTGCAAGAGCTGTGGAGCCGGCTGCAGAACCAATATGCCACCACAGCACAGCGCTGCCTCAGTGGAGACCTGGGAGATGAAATG ATCTCAATTGCAGACTCAGACTTTAACCTGGACCCAAACTGCCTATCACGCTGCAGCACAGAGCTCTTCTCAGAGACCAGCTGGGAACAAGTGGACAGACAAGACACTGAG GTGACCCGGTGGTATCCTGATCATCTGGCTGTACAGTGTTATGGCTGTGAGAGAGGATTTTGGCTGGTCACTAGGAAGCATCATTGCAG